The Anas platyrhynchos isolate ZD024472 breed Pekin duck chromosome 3, IASCAAS_PekinDuck_T2T, whole genome shotgun sequence genome includes a window with the following:
- the CNRIP1 gene encoding CB1 cannabinoid receptor-interacting protein 1 — protein sequence MGDIPSLVKISVSLRIQPNDGAVYFKVDGQRFGQNRTIKLLTGAKYKIDIALRPGTVQATTMGIGGVNVPLEEKSRDAQVASYTGIYDTEGVPHTKSGERQPIQVNMQFNDIGTFETVWQVKFYNYHKRDHCQWGNSFGSIEYECKPNETRSLMWINKETFH from the exons ATGGGCGACATCCCCAGCCTGGTGAAGATCAGCGTGTCGCTGCGCATCCAGCCCAACGACGGCGCCGTGTACTTCAAGGTGGACGGGCAGCGCTTCGGCCAGAACCGCACCATCAAGCTGCTCACCGGGGCCAAGTACAAGATCGACATCGCCCTCCGGCCCGGCACCGTCCAGGCCAC GACGATGGGCATTGGGGGCGTCAATGTGCCACTAGAGGAGAAATCGAGGGATGCTCAGGTGGCCTCGTACACGGGGATCTACGACACAGAAGGGGTGCCTCACACCAAGAGCGGGGAGAGACAGCCCATCCAGGTCAACATGCAG TTTAATGACATTGGCACTTTTGAAACAGTCTGGCAAGTCAAATTCTACAACTACCACAAACGGGATCACTGCCAGTGGGGCAACAGTTTTGGCAGCATTGAGTACGAATGCAAACCGAATGAGACACGCAGTCTTATGTGGATCAACAAAGAGACCTTCCACTGA